The Macrobrachium rosenbergii isolate ZJJX-2024 chromosome 46, ASM4041242v1, whole genome shotgun sequence genome has a window encoding:
- the LOC136830434 gene encoding uncharacterized protein, translating into MFLISPSVQGLQRLIDTCRQYAEEFDILHNETKTQCMSLLPRPLKHIAEPQIFLGIHCLEFVHEFPYLGYTITDYLKDTADIEQRRRKLCATGNMIARRSAFCRRETKLLLFRSYCYSINGCSLWTYYTRESIRHITVHNDIMRRLTNTPRYHSATHMFTENRLDNLKITVRRTMSSLITRLRKQQFAYTKHPKQWGKKKI; encoded by the coding sequence ATgtttctgatttccccatcagtgcaaggtctccagcgactcatcgacacctgccgccaatatgcagaggaatttgatatcctacacaacgaaaccaagacccagtgtatgtcgctgctcccgagaccGCTTAAGCacattgcagaaccacaaattttcctcggaattcattgtctggaattcgtgcatgaatttccgtatttgggctaCACAATCACGGATtatctaaaagatacggcagacatagaacagaggcgtcgtaaactatgtgcaactggcaacatgattgcaaggaggtctGCCTTCTGTcgccgagaaacgaaactgctgttgttccgctcgtactgctacagtataaatgggtgttccctttggacgtaCTATACTCGAGAAAGCATCAGACATATCACTGTTCACAATGACATtatgagacgcctcacaaacactcctcgctatcactccgccacgcacatgttcacagaaaaccgtctggataatttaaaaatcactgttaGACGAACCATGTctagtctgatcacccgactgagaaagcAGCAATTCGCttatacaaagcatcctaagcagtggggcaagaagaagatctaa